A stretch of Synechococcus sp. MIT S9220 DNA encodes these proteins:
- a CDS encoding ATP-dependent Clp protease proteolytic subunit, with protein sequence MTTSAPYYGDSSVMRTPPPDLPSLLLKERIVYLGLPLFSDDDTKRQVGLDVTELIIAQLLFLEFDNPDKPIYFYINSTGTSWYTGDAIGFETEAFAICDTLRYVKPPVHTICIGQAMGTAAVILSAGTKGHRAALPHASIVLHQPRSGAQGQATDIQIRAKEVLHNKRAMLEILSTNTGRSVEELSKDSDRMSYLTPDQAKDYGLIDRVLSSRKELPAPVPAG encoded by the coding sequence ATGACCACATCAGCTCCTTATTACGGCGATTCGTCGGTGATGCGGACTCCGCCCCCGGATCTGCCGTCATTGCTGCTCAAGGAGCGCATTGTCTATTTGGGACTACCGCTCTTTTCCGATGACGACACCAAACGTCAGGTCGGACTCGATGTCACTGAACTGATCATTGCTCAGCTTCTTTTCCTGGAATTTGATAACCCTGACAAACCGATTTACTTCTATATCAATTCAACGGGTACCAGCTGGTACACCGGTGATGCCATCGGCTTTGAAACGGAAGCTTTCGCGATCTGCGACACCCTCCGCTACGTGAAACCGCCGGTCCACACCATCTGCATCGGTCAGGCGATGGGCACAGCAGCTGTGATTTTGTCTGCCGGAACCAAGGGACACCGCGCTGCCCTGCCCCACGCCTCGATCGTGCTGCATCAACCCCGCAGCGGAGCCCAAGGCCAGGCAACGGACATTCAGATCCGTGCCAAGGAAGTGCTGCACAACAAGCGAGCGATGCTTGAAATCCTGTCGACAAACACCGGCCGCAGCGTGGAGGAACTCTCGAAGGATTCCGATCGCATGAGTTACCTCACTCCAGACCAGGCCAAGGACTACGGGCTGATTGATCGCGTTCTCTCCAGTCGCAAAGAGCTTCCAGCTCCCGTTCCGGCCGGCTGA
- a CDS encoding PIN/TRAM domain-containing protein: MVEALIIILFLISGTATGWMGVHLLPQELLDDTNAQQVRLGLSAGGAVIGLVAGVVFRRLRQRLMNQVRTMPTDLLVSRAVGLILGLLVANLLLAPILLLPLAGASSLVKPLAAILSNVFFGVLGYNLAEVHGRTLLRLFNPTSTEALLVADGVLTPATAKILDTSVIIDGRIQGMIGCGLLEGKVIVAQTVINEMQQLADSNNIEKRGKGRRGLKLLNALRETYDKRLVINTTRYDGAGTDDRLLQLTEDTGGTLVTADFNLAQVARVKELKVMNLSELVIALRPEVQPGDELNLKIVREGKEEHQGVAYLEDGTMVVIENARAAIGERRAVVITGALQNPSGRMVFGRLDKDGETTATSKSIPGAKPPRKNRRNERPTPESR; encoded by the coding sequence ATGGTCGAAGCGCTCATCATCATCCTGTTCCTGATCTCCGGGACGGCCACCGGCTGGATGGGCGTGCATCTGCTCCCGCAGGAATTGCTCGATGACACCAACGCCCAGCAGGTCCGTTTGGGCCTGAGCGCCGGCGGTGCGGTCATCGGCCTGGTGGCCGGGGTGGTGTTCCGACGGCTGCGGCAGCGACTGATGAATCAGGTGCGCACCATGCCCACCGATCTCCTGGTGAGCCGGGCTGTTGGACTGATCCTTGGCCTGCTGGTGGCCAACCTGCTGCTGGCACCGATTCTGTTGCTGCCTCTTGCCGGCGCCAGCTCTCTAGTGAAACCCCTAGCAGCGATTCTCAGCAACGTGTTTTTCGGCGTGCTGGGCTACAACCTCGCCGAGGTGCATGGACGGACGCTGCTGAGGCTGTTCAACCCAACCTCCACGGAGGCCCTGCTGGTGGCGGATGGTGTGCTCACGCCGGCCACAGCCAAAATCCTCGATACCAGCGTGATCATTGACGGCCGTATTCAGGGAATGATCGGCTGCGGACTGCTGGAGGGGAAGGTGATCGTGGCCCAGACGGTGATCAACGAAATGCAGCAACTCGCCGATTCCAACAACATCGAGAAACGCGGCAAGGGTCGACGTGGCCTGAAGCTGCTCAATGCGCTGCGCGAGACCTACGACAAACGTTTGGTGATCAACACAACCCGCTACGACGGGGCAGGCACCGATGATCGCCTGCTGCAGCTCACGGAAGACACCGGCGGCACGCTGGTGACGGCGGACTTCAACCTGGCTCAGGTGGCGCGGGTGAAGGAGCTCAAGGTGATGAACCTCAGCGAACTGGTGATCGCCCTGCGCCCTGAAGTGCAACCCGGGGATGAACTCAACCTGAAGATCGTTCGCGAAGGCAAGGAGGAACACCAGGGAGTGGCCTACTTGGAAGACGGCACGATGGTGGTGATTGAAAACGCACGAGCTGCAATTGGTGAACGACGGGCCGTGGTGATCACGGGAGCCTTACAAAATCCAAGCGGCCGGATGGTGTTCGGTCGGCTCGACAAAGACGGCGAAACAACCGCCACCAGCAAGAGCATTCCTGGAGCAAAACCGCCCCGCAAAAACCGACGCAATGAGCGTCCAACCCCAGAGTCCCGCTAG
- a CDS encoding coproporphyrinogen-III oxidase family protein, which translates to MTAPAPRSAYIHIPFCHRRCFYCDFAVVPLGDKADAQGGPGSRSIETYLGQLLQEIECSPIGPPLATVYIGGGTPSLLAPEQVGRVLNALRVRFGLQSGSEITLEMDPASFERMDLEALLRCGVNRVSLGGQSFDDQVLAALGRRHRRSDLLEACEWLHGAVLNGALRSWSLDLIRNLPDQSDDAWAVQLERAVAMGAPHLSIYDLSLEPGTVFSKLEQRGELELPDEDGAADRIAATSDRLARAGYCRYEISNFSRPGHASRHNRVYWSGAGWWAFGLGATSAPWGERFARPRTREAYGQWLDQQQRDGPHSSLLKGLALPMSLEDRLLVGLRRHEGVDLLEQALSCGWSLQACSRWLPQLEDRWAGFLATDLLRRRGTRWQLTDPLGMAVSNAVLVELVEWWEELSADADHPTSCSKP; encoded by the coding sequence ATGACCGCACCCGCGCCCCGCAGCGCTTACATCCATATTCCGTTTTGCCATCGGCGCTGCTTCTACTGCGATTTCGCGGTGGTGCCGTTGGGAGACAAGGCGGATGCCCAAGGTGGGCCTGGGAGTCGCTCAATCGAGACCTATCTCGGCCAGCTGCTGCAGGAAATCGAGTGTTCTCCAATCGGGCCGCCTTTGGCCACCGTCTACATCGGAGGAGGCACACCCTCGCTGCTGGCCCCTGAACAGGTGGGGCGTGTGCTCAATGCTCTGAGGGTGCGTTTCGGCTTGCAGAGCGGATCTGAGATCACCCTGGAAATGGACCCCGCCAGCTTTGAGCGGATGGATCTCGAGGCTTTGCTGCGCTGCGGTGTGAATCGGGTGAGTCTGGGTGGTCAGAGTTTTGATGACCAGGTTTTGGCAGCCCTCGGTCGCCGTCATCGCCGCTCGGATCTGCTGGAAGCCTGTGAATGGCTCCATGGAGCGGTTCTAAACGGTGCTCTGCGGAGCTGGAGCCTTGATCTGATTCGCAATTTGCCTGATCAGAGCGACGACGCTTGGGCCGTTCAGCTGGAGCGTGCAGTTGCGATGGGTGCTCCTCATCTCTCCATTTATGACCTCAGCCTGGAACCTGGCACGGTGTTCTCAAAGCTGGAGCAACGCGGTGAGCTGGAGTTGCCCGATGAGGACGGCGCTGCCGATCGGATTGCCGCCACCAGTGATCGCCTGGCTAGGGCTGGCTACTGCCGCTACGAAATCTCCAATTTCTCCAGGCCAGGCCATGCCTCCAGGCATAACCGTGTGTACTGGAGCGGAGCCGGTTGGTGGGCTTTTGGTTTGGGCGCCACCAGTGCACCCTGGGGTGAGCGCTTCGCGAGGCCGCGCACCCGTGAGGCCTATGGACAATGGCTCGACCAGCAGCAGAGGGACGGTCCGCATTCGTCTTTGCTGAAGGGGTTGGCCCTGCCGATGAGCCTGGAGGACCGTCTGCTCGTGGGGCTCAGGCGACATGAAGGCGTTGACCTGCTGGAACAAGCCCTGAGTTGCGGCTGGTCATTGCAAGCTTGCAGCCGCTGGCTGCCTCAACTGGAGGATCGCTGGGCAGGATTTCTCGCAACAGATCTGCTGCGCAGGCGCGGCACTCGCTGGCAGCTCACCGATCCTCTGGGGATGGCTGTCAGCAATGCGGTTCTGGTGGAGCTGGTGGAGTGGTGGGAGGAGCTGAGTGCTGACGCTGATCATCCAACCAGCTGCTCAAAGCCTTGA